CGAATGCAATCAATCCATGGAAAGATAGACTGCCATTCAGCTGTGGGCTACTtccatatttattatttataatattaattaaatattttaaaaatcaaaaaatgattCTTGCGAGTATTAATGATTTAACCCTAGCATTCGGCACCATAACCAGGATGAAGTTTCGGCTAGAGAGTCAGCTGCATTACGTGGCACTACTTGGGTATTCTTGGCGCGACACAAAATCAATATGGTTACCTTGTCACAGCGTGTCCTTTGACTTCGCTCCGTGAGCTCTTGGCACGCAAGCAGCGTGAAAATGCAATCAATAGCAAATCGTTGTCAGCAATTAGCGTCCGGCCCAAGACCTGATACCCGATCCCGCCCAGACGCCCATGCATGTACCATTTACTTGGGTAAATTCAACGCCCACGTGGGCTGGACCAGGTGCTGGTTGATTGGGGCATGGTTGGTTTTGGTGGTCATGTGCGGATAGCTGAGTATCCAGCTGCAACACGTGAGTGATGCAGGCTTTCGACTGAAGTGTGCCAAAAAGGATTTGCCACTAACGATGCAGTgcatccgcatctgcatctgtatctgtgtctgcaGCGCTCTCGAGCATATTTGCTCATCATGCTCGCTTTTTACAGCCCCACCGCCCACAAAATGCCACCCGAAAGTGGGTTTGCCCACCATTCGAACCATTCCAAGCGATTCTACAATTCTATTCATAGACTGCTCTGCGGCTCTCTCGATTGCcagcaaaatggcaaacaaatcgTTGCAAATATTCGcccaacgtggcgtatgcgcaatttttGCCCAAACTAGAAGGGGGCgataagtatatatacatatatgtatatctgcacgagtagatatatatatatatatattcatatatgtatgtttatctGTAACTGCCTAGCACACATATTTCATGGCTGAGTGTGTGACCCGTTGTTGATTTAATTCCacatttgccaaataaaatttgcatcTTTCGTTGACAAACATCACACTTATGGGCATACCAAATCCGATTCCCTGCCCCCCCAAATCAATCCGAGATGCCTTTGCAAGATGTGGGCGTGCATCGCCCTAATGCGACGTGGGTGCAGTAACTATGCATTTCCCGGAACACTCTTCGACCATGTTCAATCGTCTTAATTACCGACTGGCTTACGTAAACTTTTCTTCTTTCTAATTGATTTTCCTTCGAATGAGTTCTCGAAATCAAAGGTCTTCGTGCTCAGTTTTAAATGGCATTATACACTTCCTCTTAATTAAGAGACGATTAAGGCGGTAATCCGAACTATTTGCCAGTCATTTTGTGGGGCTTCCAAttttattggaatttatttatacaaagcAAACTCTAGATTAGAATCTATAAGCAAACTGACTAATATAAACACACAAGCATTGTTCGCAGTTCCATTCAGATAACCAGCAGTAATAAACCTGGAATTTAAGCCTGATTATTGCGTTTCAAGGCTGGAATTTGCAGAGAATTAATGTGGATTTCTCAAAAGTCTTTATACCCCTTTAATACCATCAATTCAAAATCAAGCATTGATTTTACATCTataagtattttatatttattttggaatttatcataaattttGCTTGAATTTCAAATACACATCCATAGATCGTCATTAGCTATTCTCAATTCAGTTTTAAATAGGTCGTAACATAATAAGTTTGACTTGCAAGCAAAACAGAAACGAacaaaatgtatctaaaaaatgTGAATACTTAAGTgaatcaatatattttatatgctgTCTTCATGTACATAGATAATAGATAATATATAACAATTACGATTACAAAAAAACACGACATTTTATGTGAGTGCAGGACAGTGACGGCGGAAAAAGGGGGTCGGTACATGGAACAGGGGCGAGGGGGGTGGGTTGGACACGGGGAAAGTGGAGCAGGAGGCGGTGGAGCACAGCTTGgatgaaaaatgaatttcgCTTTCTTGTTGTCTCTGGTCGAGGCGACGAGAGATAAAGTTCTATAATGTAAGcgttaaatatattatttatattatgtttgttatatatataagatcgtatatatgtatgtgtgtgtgggtgtgggtgtgggtgtgtgtgttgcgTGTGCGAGGGAGTGGGGATATTCCTATATcgttttaattacttaaagAACTAgaaaacatcatcatcatcagcagcagcagcagcagcatcatcgtcatcaGTGTCATCCCTTTCGCCTGATTAATCTGGGTTAGTATCAGAATCGAATTATTCCAGAggacagacacacacacaataattTAGTCTAGATACTCGTATTTGGAGGCATATATCGTGCGATTAAGATGTCCTGTCCACTTGATCCGCTGCAGCTGTGTGTCGAAGGCATCGTGGGCCGCtttagttttccttttgtttttcatatctcctttttgtttgttttttttttactttcagTTTAGTTCCAAGTTCGGTTTTGCTccgtttataaatattgttaatgCATTGTGTGTTGTTTCTGTGTTATCATTACAgtaattatttgtaataaaGACGACGGCTTTCTAGGAATTGTTTATGCACAAAAGCAAATAGTTATTAGTTCCATGCTCCAATGCTAGCTTTAGTTTCATGcttttctttacttttatttcGTGTTAAGCTATTTCAATGTTTATCAAGTGTTCCTTCTCCATCTCCCTCTCTCTGGCGCGGCTATCATCATCTTTGTCTGTCCCAGTTTAGCAGGATGAGTGCTGCTTGAGTTCGtggttgattgattgattctCCTTTTGATTTGATCAGATCCCCGGAAAGCAGAGTGTCCTTAGTACCTGCTGTTGTTAAACTGCGAATTGATGGCCGTATTAACGGCCGAGGAGGCTGCCTCCTGGACGTGCTGGTTGCGCAGAAACTCGGTGGTGAACTCCGCCTGGGCCTTGGCCATACTGGCCCCTGTGCTGCGGTAGATCGAGTGAATCTTGGTGATCATCAGCACATTGGCCACGGCCACCGCTGTGAAACAGAATGCCACGTTCAGCAGCAGAATGCCGACGATAATACCCGACGCTTTGCCATCGAACTGCTTGATGGCCGTAATAAAGCCACAGTAGCCCATCTGGTTGAAGCCCACCGCCTGCACAATTGAGTACAGCGTTTGAAAGAAGTAGATAAAGAAGAAGACCATGAAGTTGAAGCTCGAATCGTTGCGGAATGCCTTGTACGCCGGTCGGAACCTGAAAAGAAATCACACATCATCATATCATTGATGTTTTAAGAAGCTTCCAGGCATAAACTCACCAGCAGACATAGGAGGCGGGCGAGAAGAGCATCGTGTAGAAGATGGCCAGGAAGAAGGTCTCGAACTCGCCAGCGTGGAACAGCAAAATTAGACCGCCTATCACGTTGGCCAACAACGTCATGGTGTAAACTGTCGGAGAAAGTATTCAAAATAGGCACATACAATCAGCATAATGCTATAATCTGCAGGGGAAggcatatactatatactatatagtatgcatgcaataaataatgctagaaatgcatttaaaaactATCTTAATAGTGATAACAtgtaaatcaaacaaattgcatgCTCCCCTCTTTGCAAGCATATTCTGCACAAAGGCACGCACACATCCAAGAACATTAGCTATTCagctatatctatctatattaATCATGGCATCGGCCTGTGAACGACACGCGATGACTAATCCCACAACCTATGGCACCGCTTATCAGCGAAAACATGTAGAAAACACAGCCATAAAGAACCAATACTCACAAATCCAAATGTAGTACAATCGCTTGACCAGTTTCTGGAACTCGGGCGGTATCTCCACCTCGAAGTCCTGGTAGAAGCACGGCTTAACACAGAAGTTATCCGGCAGCGGTGGCCAGTTGTTCAGCTGCGGCACATTgccctgcagctgctgctcgcGGCGGTCCAGCTCGGCGGCCTTGCGATCCAACTCCTCCTGCCGGCGctaaatataatgaaaatcATAAGATTACCGACGGTTTTTAAATACGACTTAATAAATTGGCTGTATATGGTAGATACTTTAAATCTCATTTCCTTACATCTTTGGGAAAACAAAGGAGAAATTCAATGATAGGAATTTACATCCAAATTAGTTAAACTATTATCTTAACATCTGATTCTGTACAACAATAAAGTGCAAACTAAAGCCTTCAAATCATGTGTATTTAGGTCTAGTAACAAGTATTTCTTGAATTTTTGTGTAGGGCCGAAGAAGCCAAGTAAATCAAGAGAAACCGCAGTTTGTACAGTGAAGACTCGGAGCGCAAGTCGCTTCTAGTCTCAGCCAGATAAATGCTCCAAAGCGGATACATCGTTGGCAGATCGAGATAAGCCCGGTTATCTTTGATGGAGACTAAAATGTGATATGCCTGCCCTAATCCGGCACTCTAGCAAAGTGATTACTGTGCAGACTTTTAGGGCAAGCTTTtaatgtgggtgggtggtgtggtCCATTTCGACTGTTTCCGAGTGTTGGATGTACAGCCTCTATGAGATGTGGTTTTTAGAGTAATGCGGATGTGGCCATGCCGGCACGGAACACCGCAGAGTGCTCACTGTTGTGTGGGCGGTAACGCGAGACGACCGGCCAAGTGGGTTACCTGCAGCTCCTCCGAGGTGATCTGTATGCTGGTGCTAGGCGCCGAGGCGCCCAGGGAACTGGTCTGCGGGGGCGGAATGTTCTGGGACAGCGGCTGGACCACCGCCGCCGTGTTCGTTGAGTTGATCTGCAGCTGCGGCTTGGCCTGCTCCTCGAACGGATTGTAATCCTCAAGAGAGACAAGGGCGGCGCCGCTTTGGAGTCGTCGTGCCTGCTGGATGGCGGGGTCCTGCGGGGGAAAACCGGGAAATCCCAATCAGAAACCAATTCATTCAACATATGTGACGAATGcacccaacacacacactcgcaggcACGCACACCAACACCCCTCCTTTGCgtacgtgtgcgtgtgtgtgcgatggGTTTTTTCTTCGGCTTCCGCGCTCTCTCTCCACGCTCTTCTATCGCCTCACCGCAAACGGATTGTCCAGATTGGGCTCCCCGAAGGGATTCTCGTCGAGACCGGAGCCGGACATGGGAATTCTACTTTGGATACGGCTGTTCAATGACCAGGAAAACGCACTGACTCGCACTTTGCTTTTCGCTGTGTATATTTTCCCTAAGACTCTGCTCAGTTATCGATGTCGGTTTTAGTGATGGCTCAGTATCGATAAGCTTTCGTTGGCAATCGTGTGGTCGTCAGCTATCGGAagaataattttaaacaattaatgttatttgaattacaaattaaattaattttgtcagAGAAACTTATTTAACACACATAACATTAATATAcaattttggaaaatataaaaaactggTATACCATGATCTGATTAAATTAGGACATATTAatacattaataataatattaataataataattataataataataagaatgacggcaaaaagtaaagtttatatatacaattgGATGTAAGCCAGCAGTTATCATatgattttcaaatttaaattgcaataatCGTGCCAATCGGAACTGCTCCAGCTGAACCAGCTGTGTGGAACTAGTTCCCATCCCTGGTGCCGCCATTCCgcaattggaattttagtgTTTTGGGTTGCGATTCGATTCATTTACCGCTGCCCGCGTCTCCAATTCGGTTGTGTGCGATTCTGTCTGCTCCGCGTCCAAGTCCAACATCCAATCCTTGCAAGAATGTCGAAGCCCAACTACAAAGTCGGTGAGTTGTGTTATAAATAAACCCAAATGGATGGCAAACTCTCGAATCGAATCTCCGGCCGGCAACAGGCGACATGTGCGGGTGAATTGCATCCATTCATGAGCACATGTTTCTGAGGTTAAAGAAGAGGCAAAACAGAGGAGAGCACGTTGTTGCCGGGGCAAAAAACGTTGAAATTCATACCGTATGGTGTATAAATCAGCAGTGCCTGCTTATCTGACCCTATCTCCCTTTTATTTTCCCACTCGACAGCCGATATCAGTCTGGCGGAATGGGGACGCAAGGCGATCATCATTGCGGAGAACGAGATGCCCGGCCTGATGGCCTGCAGGAAGAAGTACGGCCCATCTAAGCCCCTAAAGGGCGCCCGCATCACCGGCTGCCTGCACATGACCGTCCAGACCGCCGTGCTCATCGAGACCCTCGTCGAACTGGGCGCTCAGGTGGGTTCAGTGCCTCTTTGGCGCTCTAACAGATTATACGCATCGTACCATTCGAAATGTATGCCCAACTGTAGGGGGCTGAACAGTCGGGATAGCATCATATCTATActaaaaactatttcaaaAACCATAATTCCGATCAAAATTCCGTGAGGAATTTGTAAATCATGTAGAAAGATAGGTATCTCCAAGCATTGTCCAAGGGCTGGTCCCTTATCACCTTTTGTTTACGCAccaattttaataacaaaactTTCGTTTAACAGGGGGGCAAGTTCAAGGCGCCCAAGATAAGACCTCCAGATTGTTACTTCCTCTGACGCAGCACCATCTGCTTTTCAATCCTCGCACATGGCAACTATTTGGTGCCAAAATGCTGAAAGCCTTTCTCTAAATATTAATCAATCAGCTTGCAAATATCTATAGAATTTAGAATCCACATCTCAAGTTCAACGCATTGAACTACATTTCCATTCTTTCCCCAGGTCCAATGGTCCAGCTGCAACATCTTCAGCACCCAGGATAACGCTGCCGCGGCCATCGCTGCCACCGGAGTGCCCGTGTACGCCTGGAAGGGTGAGACCGATGAGGAGTACATGTGGTGCATCGAGCAGACCTTGGTCTTCCCCGACGGCCAGCCTCTGAACATGATCCTGGACGATGGCGGCGATCTGACCAACCTGGTGCACGAAAAGTTCCCCGAGTATCTGAAGAACATCAAGGGCCTTAGCGAGGAGACGACCACCGGTGTCCACAACTTGTACAAGATGTTCAAGGAGGGTCGTCTTGGCGTACCGGCCATCAATGTCAACGATTCGGTGACCAAGAGCAAGTTTGACAATCTGTATGGCTGCCGCGAGTCGCTGATCGATGGCATCAAGCGGGCCACAGACGTGATGATCGCCGGCAAGGTATGCTGCGTGGCCGGATACGGCGATGTGGGCAAGGGCTGTGCCCAGGCGCTGAAGGGATTCGGTGGTCGGGTGATCGTCACCGAGGTCGATCCCATCAACGCCCTGCAGGCGGCGATGGAGGGCTATGAGGTGACCACCATGGAGGAGGCCAGCAAGGAGGCTTCCATCTTTGTGACCACCACCGGCTGCCGGGACATCATCACCAGCGTGCACTTGCAACAAATGCCCGACGATGCCATCGTGTGCAACATCGGGCACTTCGACATCGAGATCGACGTGGACTGGCTAAACGCCAATGCCAAAGAGAAGGTGAACGTGAAGCCCCAGGTGGATCGGTACACCATGCAGAGTGGCAAGCACATCATTTTGCTGGCCGAGGGTCGTCTGGTGAACCTGGGCTGTGCCCACGGCCATCCCAGCTTCGTGATGTCCAACTCCTTCACCAACCAGGTGCTCGCCCAGATCGAGCTGTGGACCAAGTCCGACAAGTACGCCGTCGGCGTGCACGTCCTGCCCAAGATCCTCGACGAAGAGGTGGCCAGTCTCCATCTGGAGAAGCTCGGCGTGAAGCTGACCAAGCTGACGGAGAAGCAAGCCAACTACCTGGGCGTCTCGCAGACCGGTCCCTTCAAGCCCGACCATTACCGGTACTGAGCACCCGATTCGCCAACCGGTTCCACACCCGAATCCATAACCGAATCGGGACGCGGCGCCGGAGACGACGGACCCACACTAGTTATCTATTGTTTGCGCATTTCACTGTTCACCTAAGCAGCTCCAATAAAAACCCATCTCACGTACTCTCAGCGAGAGAAAACCCCACACAGTTCCAATGTTTTTCTTTCCCCTCTACATGGCGAGGCATATTGGTTTGGAGATATTAGGTTTTTTTAGTAATATACAACTTTGTAAACATATTAAGCTTAGGCtcataatattaataatgtttttaaaatcatGAAAATGCTTTGTCATTATTTATACAGACACTTAAAAACACCTTCTATTTTGAAGCACGTGTTGACTATCAAAAAAACATACGATGTGTGAAGGCAATCTGATTGAAGAATTACAACTTGAAAAAAACAGTGACTCAACAaattatttctatatataaataagatCAAGGGCGAACCGAAACATCTGGAAGAAAGTCAAAATTCATTATCTACCAAAAGTTTTGGTCCAAAACACAAATACGTAAGCAAATTTGGAGTGATAATGCGTAAATGGATTTTATATGCGGAACATGGATTTAAACCTTATCTGCcactatttataaacaatgtTTTTAAGCGaagggaaataaataaattgtgaaataaataaatatcttgttaattcaataatatttgtaatatgtttattttattttgaaatcgCATTTTGCTTTCTGATCCCCATTAAAATTTCGACCTACGTCCATGGACTTTTACGATCTCGTGCTTATCGTTATCTGCATCATCCCAATTGTAACGTAGGGTATTCGAGATAAGAGATGGCCGACTCTCGCAGAGCCCGTTAATTACCAGCTGTTCACCGTCGCCATCCCGCTTCCTCCCGAGAGTCAAGTCATGCCGCCATCCCGCTCCCacctgcaattgcaattgtaaaCCACTGTTTTGTGAGAATTCACGCTCATTCCAGTTGGAGCACTTGTTGCGTGCAAAAACATTCCGGCTAACGGATAACGGCTAACGAATTACATCACCCGAGTGGCGGCGATTATAATGTCTCCGCACGGACGTCCTGGTTGGGCATGGGGCTACCTCCTGCTCACCCTGGCACTGGGATTCGCATCCACCCACGGCTGGATGGCCCACTTTCGTCCAGCAGCGCTCACGTTGCAGATGGAGCGCGGGGATCGGGTGCAGCTGAAGCTGGAGAATGTGGCACCTTCCACGCTGCAGCAGTCGACGCGTTACCACTTCCGCCTGGAAAGTGTGGACACGGATTTGGCCAGTGTGCCTGGCGAGAATGCCACGATATCCATGGATGTATTCGACACGGATACACGCGACTGGACGGGTGACATCGTGGTTAATGGCCATTTTCTGGGACAGACCAAGATCCAGGTGAAGCTGTACGACAGCCAACGAAACACCAGTGAACTGCCCACCAATTGGAGCAACGACAGCACGCTGGACGTGAAGATCAAGCGGCCGAAACGTGTGGTGGATGACATATTCGTGGGCACGATTATACTGCTAATGTCGCTGCTGTACATCAGCTTTGGAGCCGCCCTAAATCTGGACGTGCTGAGGGGTCTGATCACCCGGCCAACCGGCCCGTGCATCGGATTCGTGATGCAGGTGGTGGGCATGCCTCTGCTCAGCTACGCCCTCGGCGTCTTCATCTTTCCCCAGGCGCCGGCCATGCAGCTGGGTCTCTTCTTCACCGGCATCTCGCCCAGCGGCGGGGCATCGAACACCTGGTCCGCGGTTCTCGGCGGTAATATACATCTCTCGGTGCTGATGACCACCGTTTCCAATGTGGCTGCCTTCGCCACCATACCGCTGTGGACCATCACACTTGGCCAGCTGATCTTCGAGCGAGCGGGCATCAAGGTGCCGTACGGCAAAATCGCCTCCTACAGCAGCAGCCTGGTCCTTCCGCTCCTGCTCGGGCTGCTCGTCCAGAAGAAAATGCCTCAGGTCGCCAGGGTGCTGGTCCGCCTGCTCAAGCCCGTCTCCGCCATCATCATCCTGTTCATCATCGTGTTCGCGATCATCAACAACTTTTACCTGTTCTATTTGTTCTCCTGGCAGGTGAGTTTATTGATACATATTGATACTTCTCAAGATATTTCAGTGGATATcatatttttgatcaaaaaggTTTATCTTgcaaaagtttaaaaagtGTTCATATATTCATATCCATCTTTGTATCCACTTTcattgtaaataattaactaCAATTTATCCAACCAGTTTTTAGAAAGTGTTAAAAGATTGGAAGCACTTCTGGTTTCTCAAGATAAACTATCGTGAATActccataaataataataataataataaacagcGAGATAAACCTGTTTtgaaaaacaacatttaaaaacagttgaatgtaaatgtaaaCCCATTTAAACACTCCTTTCCAGATCGTCGTCGCTGGCATGGCTCTGCCAGGTCTGGGCTACATCTTCGCCTTCCTGGCGGCCAAGCTGCTGCACCAAAATGCAGCCGACGCCCTGACCATCGCCATCGAGACGGGCATCCAGAACACGGGCATCGCCATCTTCCTGCTGACGACCACGCTGGAATCGCCGGAGGCGGATATCACCACGGTGGTGCCCGTGTCGGTGGCGGTGATGACGCCGCTGCCCCTGCTGGGCATCTATCTGTACAACCGATGCTGGGGCAACAAGCGAATCAGCGAGGCCAGCGCCACCGCCTCCGAAGCGGAGCGGATAGCTGGGGCAATACATTAGCATTACCATGGCTATATAGCATGGCTATAGCATATAGTTATTTTTGtacatatttgttattttgataACCCATACATCGTGGTAGCACGTAGACAAGGCTGAGATAGATGCTGGTTGAATTTGGGACCAAGGAATGCCGCAAATCTCAAGCGTATTATACTCCAGAATTTCCTACACCTAAGACGCACCCAACCCACTTGTTGGGATaatcattttttgttgtaCAATAAAATTAACCTATTAATTATTGGAAACGTTTTGgactatttatttgtaaatatattttatacaatttttgtgcTAGTTCATATCGTTAAACATGCATTCAAATATTCATATCCAAAACGTTTCGACATGATTGTATAACAATATAATTTCAAGAGCTAGGCAGCAAACTTTTATGCAAAGTTTCGATTACAAGTGGCGGCGAAATTTAGAAATAATGTGCAATGATGTAATTTAGATATGAATGTACAATATGAATCGCAGACGTCAGAAGAAATGTTCCAGGTCTAGCAAAAAAGAATTTCCATCGGGCATCACTGGTCGCCCATGGTGTACGCCAGAAGGGCTGCCTCATCGAGAGTCACCACCTCGGTGGCCAGTGACTGCAGGATCTTCATTAGGCCAAAGATGGTGTGCGCGCCGAGATTCAGTCGGCGGAATTCGTACATAAGACGCAAGTAGTTAACTGTGCCCGTGCTCAAGTCCACTCCATTCAACATGTTCGGCATCAGATTGTAGTAATTGATCACGCAGAAAGCGCGCTGCAAGTCCGGTCCACTGACGGTGGTCACATAGCTGGGATCCAGACGCCTTCGACTGAGGAACTCGCGCAGCGGTAGGCACAACTCGCGCGTCGAGTCCTCCATTTCCTGCTTGAAGAGCTCTTGCATCATCTGGATGAGCTCCACGGAGATGAGCGGATGCTCGGACTCCTGGCTGCGACTCAAATAGGCATCGATGAGCTTCATCTGCCACACGTCGATGTTGTTCGGCATGGACTTGGTTACGTGCTAAGGACAAAGAACGTTACATTCGCGGCAAGACTGCGCCAGTGGATGGATGCACTTACATCGTATAGCGTTAGGTAAACCGGCAGGAAGTGCATGCGATCCTTGACCACGGCATTGTAGAATAGCAGCATCACCTGGTGCCGCTTCATCAGCTCCGGGGGACTCAAATCCGTGCCGTTGGTGTCCAGGCAGCGACTGAGGAACTGCTTCACCATGCGTTCGCTGGCGAACTGCTGCAGGTCGTTCATGTCGATCTGCCAACAGATGCTCTGTTCCATCGTCAATGTTTGGGCCAGCATGCTCTTCAGCCTGTCCGGGTCCTCCAAGTGGGAAAGGCAGCCCGTTCGTTTCTTAATATCAATCGGTGCACTCATCTCCAGCGCCCTTTCCAGCTGATGCCAGTTGCGCGATCGCTCGAAGCACACTGGCCAATAGTTCTCGTCGTCCACCACCACCTGCTGCAGGCTGCTCAGCACTGGCAGGATGCAGGGAGCGATGGGCAGGCGGCGCAGCTCGGTGGCACCCACCTCCAGCACGGATATGTTGGCCAGACACAGCTTGTTGGTGTCAATGTCCCGGGGAAGGAACAGGCGCGGCTCCACAGCCAGTACATAGAGATGTCTCAGCGCTTGCAGATGGTATCTTAAAAAGTAAATCCATGCATCCATGAAGTGTGCTAACACATTGCTGCAAAAAGATCAATCCTTACCGATTGTCGTTGCTGTGTATGGGAAACTTGGGGAAGAAGGCGCAGACCAGTGCAGCAACCGACTCCGGTGTCTGGGAAATGGTGAAGCGACCCGCGCCGAGGAAGAGCAGTCCCAGCGACATGTGTATGGCCATGTGGGAGCCGTAGGTTATGTGTGGATATTGTGGTCCCACTCGCGACCTGAGAAAGCGAATTATGCGAAGAATTTCGCAGTTGCCTGAGCCGGCGAACACTAGCGAGATCGAGATGAGCAGCACCATCAGGCAGCTCTCCACGGTGGTGCGACCGGCACATTCGCCCATCGGCCTGCTGGGGAAGCGCAGGAAATCCTTGATCACCGACCGCAGCGTGGCAAAGGCCACCATATTCTCAGTGCCGGCGTACTTGAGACCAATGCAGAAGGCAGCTCCAGCCATGATGTTGCAATAGGCTTGCCTGGACAAGAGTATGTAATTCGTATCTGATTACTTGACATTCAACTTCAGTTACTCACGAGATGGCCTCGTAGTCCACGTCATGATCCTCGGGGGCGTACTCATTTTCGTAGAACGGGAGTTTCAGGTGAGCTCGGAGTGCTCGCGGAAACTGTGCCTGGAACCACGCGTTGTTCGGCTGGACATTCTCCCACTGGATGAGGCCCCGGGAAATAGTGCGCAACAGAAGAAAATCAGGTCGCACCATGTCCAGTAGATATCGCGAATCCGGCGGCTTCATCCATT
This Drosophila simulans strain w501 chromosome X, Prin_Dsim_3.1, whole genome shotgun sequence DNA region includes the following protein-coding sequences:
- the LOC27207545 gene encoding secretory carrier-associated membrane protein 1, whose amino-acid sequence is MSGSGLDENPFGEPNLDNPFADPAIQQARRLQSGAALVSLEDYNPFEEQAKPQLQINSTNTAAVVQPLSQNIPPPQTSSLGASAPSTSIQITSEELQRRQEELDRKAAELDRREQQLQGNVPQLNNWPPLPDNFCVKPCFYQDFEVEIPPEFQKLVKRLYYIWIFYTMTLLANVIGGLILLFHAGEFETFFLAIFYTMLFSPASYVCWFRPAYKAFRNDSSFNFMVFFFIYFFQTLYSIVQAVGFNQMGYCGFITAIKQFDGKASGIIVGILLLNVAFCFTAVAVANVLMITKIHSIYRSTGASMAKAQAEFTTEFLRNQHVQEAASSAVNTAINSQFNNSRY
- the LOC6726022 gene encoding adenosylhomocysteinase — translated: MSKPNYKVADISLAEWGRKAIIIAENEMPGLMACRKKYGPSKPLKGARITGCLHMTVQTAVLIETLVELGAQVQWSSCNIFSTQDNAAAAIAATGVPVYAWKGETDEEYMWCIEQTLVFPDGQPLNMILDDGGDLTNLVHEKFPEYLKNIKGLSEETTTGVHNLYKMFKEGRLGVPAINVNDSVTKSKFDNLYGCRESLIDGIKRATDVMIAGKVCCVAGYGDVGKGCAQALKGFGGRVIVTEVDPINALQAAMEGYEVTTMEEASKEASIFVTTTGCRDIITSVHLQQMPDDAIVCNIGHFDIEIDVDWLNANAKEKVNVKPQVDRYTMQSGKHIILLAEGRLVNLGCAHGHPSFVMSNSFTNQVLAQIELWTKSDKYAVGVHVLPKILDEEVASLHLEKLGVKLTKLTEKQANYLGVSQTGPFKPDHYRY
- the LOC6726023 gene encoding P3 protein yields the protein MSPHGRPGWAWGYLLLTLALGFASTHGWMAHFRPAALTLQMERGDRVQLKLENVAPSTLQQSTRYHFRLESVDTDLASVPGENATISMDVFDTDTRDWTGDIVVNGHFLGQTKIQVKLYDSQRNTSELPTNWSNDSTLDVKIKRPKRVVDDIFVGTIILLMSLLYISFGAALNLDVLRGLITRPTGPCIGFVMQVVGMPLLSYALGVFIFPQAPAMQLGLFFTGISPSGGASNTWSAVLGGNIHLSVLMTTVSNVAAFATIPLWTITLGQLIFERAGIKVPYGKIASYSSSLVLPLLLGLLVQKKMPQVARVLVRLLKPVSAIIILFIIVFAIINNFYLFYLFSWQIVVAGMALPGLGYIFAFLAAKLLHQNAADALTIAIETGIQNTGIAIFLLTTTLESPEADITTVVPVSVAVMTPLPLLGIYLYNRCWGNKRISEASATASEAERIAGAIH